The genome window GCATGGCAAGCGTATTTCGGTCATTGGCGTGTGTTGCATCGATATCCTGAGTGAGTGGATCCAGTGTCTGTGCGAGCACGAACACGTTGGCTACGAAGTCACCGGCACCACCTGGCTCCGGCTGAGCATGACAGCCAGCACAGGCATCAGAGTCAGGCGCGGAAGAACGGGTTTTAGCAACAATGTTAGCGCCCACGGCTCTACCTTCATCGTCAAATGTCGGAATAGCACGTTTGGCACCACCGCCGGTGGTCTCGGGACGGCCGCGGCCGTCACAGGTGTTGAACTTGGTGACAAACAACAGTTCGCCGTGATCGTTGATCTCGTCGAAACTGAGCGCGCCGCTGTTGATGTCCGTCTGTTCCAGGGATAAAGGGACCGTCGGCGAGTCCGCCTCGAGTCCGGGTGGACACTGTTTTTCGGTAGCGGCAAATGCGCTAAAGGGTGACGCTGCAAGTCCCAGCAATACAGCGATAGAAGTGGATGTGCGTGTCATTTTGTGTTCCTCCGATCGATGGAAGTCCTTAAACCGGACTTGTTAAATTGTCGTGACAACCTGCTGTCGGGGGGTACCCGGGGCGGCAAGGACACTGCTGCTGTTTTCCACCCGTAAATCGCGTTCCCCGTTCAATCTGGTCTGGAATCGGCTAGTTAGATTGATTCTTAGAACAAATCTAGAGAATTCTTCCAGCCCTGTCTGTAGTTTTTGATACGTATACGAAACAATTATCAAGATTTTGTGAGTATGCCGAGTTTATTGAATTTATTTGATTTTTTCCCCTCAAGGCCGTGCCATCCGCAGTTCGGTAGGGTAATCTACGCGCTTTAGACACAATCCAGTGGTAGAGCTACGTGTTAACCAGAATCCTGATCATCATGTCGCTGGCAGGCCTTGCCAGTGCCTGCGATAACGCGGCCAGCCAACTGGAGGCAGAGGCCAGCGTCTGTGAAAAGGCATTGGGGATAGGCGCACTGGAACTTGCCGAAGAACACTGCCAACGTGCCCTGGGAGAACCAGGAAACGATATTCTTACCCCGCAGGTCAGGTCAGAGAGGTTGTACAGGCTGGCGGGTATCAAGCGGCAGCAGGCAAAGTACGCAGAAGCGGCTGAGCTGCTTGACCAGTCACTGTCACTGGAACAGACGTTGTCCGGTTCGGGCAGCCTGCAATTCGCCGGCCGGCAACTTGAAAGGGTGCTGATTCTGGCGGGGCAGGGGCGATGGCCGGAAGGTGCCCGGCTGCTCGAGCAAACGTTACCGATGTCCGCTCAGCTGAGCGAAAAGGAACAGGCCTCGCTGGCCAATATCCTGCAGCGGTACATCGCACAGCTGCAGAAAATCGGGCAGACAGAACAGGCATCGCGTCTGCAGGTGGCAGCCGACAGCCTCAAGCAGCAGGAATAAAATCGGGGCAGGTCAAGGAGCCTGATCATAAAAGAGCCCAAGTAAAATATGGCGATGACGCAGGCTCAGAGACTCAAACGGGTGATCGGTATAGTTGTGCAAATTCACCGGGTCGTACGCAGCGGTCTGGGGAGGATTCCAGCGTGTCCGAGGTGAAAAAAGGGCGAAATGGTGTTTCAATAGCGATGGACGTTGGTAGGTAACGGGTGTTAATACTTCCCACACTCCTTGCGTTTAAGGCCAGCCGGAAGGCCGAGATAGAAAAGTTGGAGGACTTGCCATAGTTATTTTTTCTCACCGTATTTCGACCATGCGATCTTTTCGATTATCGACTATTTGGTCGATTTCAATCTCGTTACTAATGTGTTTTTTCAGTGGCGCTCTATTCGCAGAGATACCGGCAGTCAGAAATTCGATCGGGCTGCCGGGCGCCAACGGTTTAATTCAAGATGCTGTGCTTACGCAACCACGGCAGGTGTTCGGATTGTCAGTGGATCGCACTTCCCGGAACCCCGAGAACGCATTCGGCTGAATTCCTGCCGAGAAATCAATATCCTGAAACGAGCAATCATCCAGCGCTCATTCGACCCGGTAGCAAGGTTGCTGTACCTGGCATTTACGATCAGTACTTTTGATGAGATAGATGCGATCGGTAATTGGTTTGGGGAAATGCAGGTGATGATAGACCCACTGTGTCCTGCCCTCATGTGCCATAACCCGGCTTTTGAAAACGTTTGGGATAAATTCCGCAAAATGATCGTAATCCACTACCACAGCGTGCACACGTTCGGGCGGGGTATCGAAGGTCGTCACGAGCATTGCCCAGGGAACGGACGAGCCCTCGATTTCACGGTGATAAATCTGGCCTTCGGCAACCGTCTCAACCAACCTCCAGCCATCCGCATCGATACTATCTCCCGCGCCCATTACCGGGCCTGCCAGGAACAAGCCGCTCAAGAGGCAGGTGAAACGGCCTGCCTGTTTCACACAGGCCATGAAACTTTTCCCCCGGGTCGGACTCATACAAGGCATGGACTGAAGTATTGCCTATACTTTAAACGTTGTAACGACGACAAGCCGTTATTTCACCATGCGTTGCCGGAGGGCCGCCATGAGAAGAGACGTCTTCAGCAAGTCCGCTGTACCGATACTTGTTCTAATCGGCATTTTCTTTTTTCCGGCCCTGGCTTTCCAGGTACATGCTGAAGGCACATCTCAGGCAGTTACCCTGACGCTCGGGGACTACCGTTTCGACCCGGACAGCATTGAAGTCCAGTCCAGCCAGCCGGTTATCCTGACCTTGATTAACAAGGATGGCATCACCCCACATAACTTTACTCTGCAGGATACGGCAGCCGGACTGGATATCGACATCAATGTGAGCGCCGGCTCGACATCTATGGTCGAATTTACCCCTGAAAAACCGGGGACCTACACGTTTTACTGCGCCAAAAAACTGCCCTTCATGAAGAGCCATCGCGCTCGTGGCATGGAAGGAACCCTGATTGTCAGGTAATGGCCAGACAAGGATAAAAGTGAGTGAGGGTTTTACTCGTATCTGCTAACAGGGAGCATATCCCGGACCCGATTTTTCCGCTCGGCCTTGCCTATATCGCGACGGCAGTTCGACAGGCAGGCTACCAGGTAGCCGTTACGGACCTCTGCTTCGGCAGTCGGCCAATACATGCGCTGCAACAGAAGATTCGAACCTTCAAACCGGACGTCATTGGTTTGTCGCTGCGCAATGTCGATAATGCCGCCTACCCGCTGACGGTTGACTACCTGGCCCTGCACCGGGAAGTTATTGATGCGATACGTGATATCACTCCCGCAATGGTCGTACTCGGGGGTTCTGGTTTTTCGATTTTACCCGAGGCCTATATGCAGGTACTTGATGCAGATTTCGGCATCAAGGGTGAAGGTGAACAGGCCTTTGTCACATTACTCGATGCACTGGATAGTAATCATGACCCGGGTATTGTACCCGGCGTCCTGGCTCGAAAGCACGACCATGCAAACGGTATACACGTTCAAACTCCCGTGAAGACGGATACAAATCAAGGCGATGGGCTGCGGCCGGCACGCCACCTGTTTGATTATGCCCGTTACGTGCGTCGTGGCGGCACTGGCAACATCCAGACCAAACGCGGCTGCATATTTAAATGCAACTACTGCACCTACCCGTTACTGGAAGGCAACCGGTTCCGTGTACGTGACGCCCGTGATGTCGTTGACGAAATCGAGGAGCTGTTACTCAAGTATGGCCCACACCCTGTCTTCTTTGTTGATTCCATCCTGAACTTCCCGCGCGGTCATGTCGAAGGCATTTGCGAGGAAATCCTGCGGCGCAAACTGAACGTCAGATGGAGTTGTTACGCCACGCCCGTTAAGCTCGACAGGCGACAGGCGCAACTCATGGCACAGGCCGGTTGCGAGGGTATTGAACTTGGCACCGATGCCGTGGATAACGACCAACTCAAGCGGCTGGGTAAATCATTTGATGCCGCTACCGTCGTTCGTGCCAACCAATATTGTCTTGATGCTGGGCTGCGTGTTTGCCACACACTTATATTTGGCGGTCCCGGTGAAACAGAATCCAGTATTCGAAATACCTGTCACGCCCTGCGAGAAATGCGGCCAACGGCGGTGGTTGCCATGACAGGTGTACGCGTTTATCCGGGTACACCACTGGCCGGGCAGTTGATTTCCACCGGAAAAATGACTGGCAGCGACATCGGACTCACCCCGGCGTTCTATATTGAACCCGCTATTGCGGACTTCCTGCCCGCCTACCTGCAACAGCAGGCACGAGAGGCAGGTAACTGGGTGTTGCCAGGCATGGAGCCACCGTTACTGCCGATCAGCCAGCGCATCCTGCGGTCATTGGGCGTATCTGGTCCGTTGTGGCGCCTGCTGCGTTATTCCTGGATGCGCCAGATCAGCCGCAGCAAATTTCGACGCCCCACGACAAGTTGGGGTATTCCTGGCCTACGGAGGAGATTGTTATGAACCTGCAACATAGAAAAGAGAATTCCGATTACCGGGCAGCAATGGGTCAGCTACTGGTGCTATACACCCAGGTTGACCGTCTGATTATGGAAGCCTGTGCAGAACGTATCGCAAGCGCACCGGATGAAGCGGCCAGGCTGGGACTGGCCAAACAGGTCGGTGATGAATCCCGGCACGTAAACATACAGCGCGAATGGATGGAAAAGTTCGGCTCCCGCCAGGCGCCCATTATTTCAAAACAGCAGGAAGCAACTATCCTGGGTCATTTCCGGCATCTTGACTGGCGAGACTTCCTGACAGACATGTACCTGTGTGTCGAAGCGCTGGGCAGTGATGCGGTCGAACAGGTTGTGCCGCTCGCCGATCCCGGCACGAAAGAATCATTGCGCATTCCGCTGCTGGACGAGCTTGATCACATCGCCTTTGGCGTGAATCGCCTGAAACAAGAGCTGTCACACATGGCCCCCGCTGAACGCGAGGCTTTCCTCGGCCGCCTACCGGAACGCATCCAGACGCTGAACCGGTCTTTCCATGCTATGGGACTGAATCTAAAGGCCTTGTTTGAAGCTGTCGGTGCAGACTATGACGAGCTGTGCAAATCGGTACTGCAGCGCAAGGATGAAGTTCTGAAAGAAGTATCGGAACCGCTTGTGGCCTGAAGTGCATATCTTCTATACGCGAAGATTACGAGTGAAGAAGTTTCACTGGAACACATTGAACAGATTATTCCGCTGCAGGATCCAGTGCAGCGGCGGCATTTGATTGAGGGGCTAGGTAAGGCCGGGCTGACATAAGTTATGTCTATCTGTTAACCAGCGCCATAAATGTATCCAACCGCGGTCTTGCTGGCCTGGTTGCAAAGGGGAGAGTCTCAATCCCGACGAGACGCTGATAGAAATTATGCCGTAAGGTGTCAGGCTGCCATTGATCGGCTTTCACCTATCCAGCGAATAACCCGCTGCATATCATTATCGATCACGTTCAGCGATTCAACTTCATGGGCGGCAATATCGTCGTAACCCAGCGGCACAAACTCTGCCACAATCTGTTCGTAGCTTTCGCTTAATACGCTGTTATCAGGATCCAGTCCGGTCACCAGGCCAAGCCCTGTCGGTTTGGTAGCAACGCTGACCAGACTCACATCCGGCCGATACTTCTTGAGGCAGAGTATGAGCTTCCAGATATCCCCGCTCCAGAAATTAGTGGTTCGTTCGCGCGAGGAAGTCACTGCATCAAGCGGTATACAGTCATGAATTGCAACCACGCTACCCGGACTGGCATGTCGCTCAACGTTAATAAAATCACGCAATGCAGCCTCAAATACATGCATGCCATCGATAAAGGCAAAGTCTACCGCGCGCTGGCCCAGAAGCTCTCTTACATTGTGTTCATCAAAGAATGAGTCGCTGGTCTGGGGGAATATCCTGCATTTTGGTGGTAATTCATGTGAGATTTCAGGCTCCGGATCAACGCCGAGACAAAGTGTCCGGGGTTCTGCCAGTGCAATAGATTGACCAGTCTCTACGCCTATCTCAATATAGGTTTCCGGTTTCAGGTGTCGATGTAGATCTCTCAATACAGCGGTGTAATGTTCACCCGGGAATTTGATTTCGACCAACGAGAGATGAGCGTTCAGGGTGTCCGGCTTTAATTTCAGGACACGCTGATATGCCTGGACAGCCTCGGCATTCTGCCCGGACTTGCGATAAGCCAGGCCAAGGTCGTAAAACGCATCGGCACTGGCCGGATTCGTTGCAACCGCCTTTTTCAGCCAGCGTATAGCCCTGTCCGGACGCCCATCCTGAATCAGACTCTGCCCCAGCAAATGCAGCACATCCGAATCATCCGGAACCCATTTGAGTATCTTCTGATACCCCGCTTGCGCTTCACGATACTGTTGAGCCTGGTGAGCTGCTGCCGCTTGCCGGAACAGTTTCGCAAGCTTGTTCCCGTTCATCTGCGTTGCCATGGTATTTCTCCGCCTTGTAAGCCCGTTATTTACGAACGGTCATCAGTTTTGCCGCCAATTAAACAATGCAAATATCAGGCCACCAAACTCCACAGTCGTTGTGTCATACCGATAGATTCCCGAAATAACATAGAGATTGAGCGCAGAATGCCGTGCGGCAGAAATGGAGCCGACTGTGGAGAAAAGTGGGCGGGTTGTCGGCAATGTGTACTCGATACATCCAGCTAGTAATAAATGTAAACGAGTAAACATGGTCCAGTGACACGGAATTTGGCTGATAGGAATAGCGGTGTTTGATGGTGTAATTTTCCTCTCTGTATGGATAGCCAAACATCACTTAAAACGTGCTTTAATATTCAATGCAAAAACAAAGACTGTCTATTGTCGACTTACTGGTTATCTTTCTTTTAAGGAGTGTGTCCTATGTCACTTGAATTTCTACCCATGCCAGATGAGAACGGTTATTTTGGTGAATATGGCGGGCAGATTATTCCGCCTGAGTTAAAAGCTGTCATGGATGATATCAATGATGCTTACGAAGAAATTCGAGATACCGATGCCTACAAAAATGAGTTAGGCGCACTCTATGCTAATTATGTAGGCAGGCCGAGCCCGATTTTTCATGCAAAGAGGCTCAGTGATAAGGTGGGTGGCGCGCAAATCTTTCTGAAACGTGAAGACCTTAACCATACTGGTGCGCACAAGATCAACCACTGCCTGGGCGAAGCATTACTTGCCAAGCACATGGGTAAAACAAAAGTCCTGGCCGAAACCGGCGCCGGGCAACATGGTGTGGCACTGGCAACAGCCTGCGCACTGGTCGATATCGAATGTGAAATTCACATGGGTGAGATTGATATTGAAAAAGAGCACCCCAATGTCACGAAAATGAAAATACTGGGTTGTAAGCTGGTACCGGTAGACCGGGGTACGCGCACCCTGAAAGATGCTGTTGATAGTGCTTTTGAAGAATATCTTAAAGACCCGGCCAATTATTTTTATGCGATTGGTTCTGTTGTCGGGCCACATCCATTCCCAAAAATGGTGCGTGATTTCCAGAGTATTGTTGGAGTCGAAGCACGTCAGCAATTTATCTCTTCTCATGGGAAACTACCGGATATTGCCATGGCCTGCGTTGGTGGAGGCTCTAATGCGATTGGTCTGTTTACCGCATTTATCAACGATGAGACAGTGGAACTTATTGGGGTTGAGCCGGCAGGTAAAGGCCTGAATACGCCGGATCATGCAGCAACATTAACCAGGGGTACCAAGGGTGCGATTCACGGCTTTGAGTGTTAAAGCCTGCAGGATGATAACGGAAACCCGCTGCCTGTTTATTCAATTGCCTCTGGACTCGATTATCCTGGTGTGGGTCCACAGCATTGTTATTTGAAAGATATCAAGCGCGTGCGTTATGAAACTATTGACGATAAAGAATGCCTGGAAGCTTTTATGACCCTGTCACGCACCGAGGGTATTATCCCGGCACTTGAGAGTGCGCATGCTGTTGCCTACGCCATGAAGATCGCAAAGGACATGCCGGTTGATAAAAACATTTTGATTAACCTGTCGGGGCGTGGTGACAAGGATGCTGATTTTGTGGCAGAAATGCTGTCGTTATAATTGCACCTATAAACATTAAAAGGGAGCCTGCTGTTCACCTGCAATATCTCAGGTCGCCGGCCGAGGTCGAGTACGAGCTGACCGCGGTCAGAGCCGAAGCGGAGCGTGATTACACGCAGCCCGTCGGCTGTGGCAGCCCGCCCAGCATGGCGATCTTCTTCATCGGGCCGCCGTGGAACAGTTTGTTGAGGTGGGAGCCCTTGCGGTCGCCGCCGTGCATCTTGGAGAATTCGCGCAGCGGGGGCACCACGGCATTTTCCTGGTAGTAGTGTCGCGCAGACGTGACATAGTCGATGATCTCGTCAGTCAGTTCGATGCCTTCCCGTTCGGCGATGAAGCGCATGACGTCTTCGTTCCAGTCGTCCGGATTCTTCAGAAACCCGGCTGCGTTGAATTCCACGTCCATCGGTGATTCTCCCATTGTCTTGTTCATGATGTGGTTATAAGGGCCGGGCCGCTCCCGTTTGTCAGGTGATAGCAAACCGTGGCCTGTCCCTTACCGTTCGTATCATCATGTCGATAGCCTGATGCAAGTCATCCAGAGCGGATCCCATAATGAGCCCGGCGCAATAATGATATAAGTACAGGTTACATGATATGGGTTCATGCAGGTTTGTGCGGGCCTGAATTTCAAATTCACGCCATGCCATAACCAACTGATCACTCGCATTACTGTCTACACAGAGCCAGTAATCGTCATGCAGGATAACTGCCAGGCCACGATGTCGCGTCAATTCCACCCGTAAAGGATTTCCC of Thiogranum longum contains these proteins:
- a CDS encoding lipid biosynthesis B12-binding/radical SAM protein → MRVLLVSANREHIPDPIFPLGLAYIATAVRQAGYQVAVTDLCFGSRPIHALQQKIRTFKPDVIGLSLRNVDNAAYPLTVDYLALHREVIDAIRDITPAMVVLGGSGFSILPEAYMQVLDADFGIKGEGEQAFVTLLDALDSNHDPGIVPGVLARKHDHANGIHVQTPVKTDTNQGDGLRPARHLFDYARYVRRGGTGNIQTKRGCIFKCNYCTYPLLEGNRFRVRDARDVVDEIEELLLKYGPHPVFFVDSILNFPRGHVEGICEEILRRKLNVRWSCYATPVKLDRRQAQLMAQAGCEGIELGTDAVDNDQLKRLGKSFDAATVVRANQYCLDAGLRVCHTLIFGGPGETESSIRNTCHALREMRPTAVVAMTGVRVYPGTPLAGQLISTGKMTGSDIGLTPAFYIEPAIADFLPAYLQQQAREAGNWVLPGMEPPLLPISQRILRSLGVSGPLWRLLRYSWMRQISRSKFRRPTTSWGIPGLRRRLL
- a CDS encoding SRPBCC family protein; this encodes MACVKQAGRFTCLLSGLFLAGPVMGAGDSIDADGWRLVETVAEGQIYHREIEGSSVPWAMLVTTFDTPPERVHAVVVDYDHFAEFIPNVFKSRVMAHEGRTQWVYHHLHFPKPITDRIYLIKSTDRKCQVQQPCYRVE
- a CDS encoding tetratricopeptide repeat protein, which encodes MATQMNGNKLAKLFRQAAAAHQAQQYREAQAGYQKILKWVPDDSDVLHLLGQSLIQDGRPDRAIRWLKKAVATNPASADAFYDLGLAYRKSGQNAEAVQAYQRVLKLKPDTLNAHLSLVEIKFPGEHYTAVLRDLHRHLKPETYIEIGVETGQSIALAEPRTLCLGVDPEPEISHELPPKCRIFPQTSDSFFDEHNVRELLGQRAVDFAFIDGMHVFEAALRDFINVERHASPGSVVAIHDCIPLDAVTSSRERTTNFWSGDIWKLILCLKKYRPDVSLVSVATKPTGLGLVTGLDPDNSVLSESYEQIVAEFVPLGYDDIAAHEVESLNVIDNDMQRVIRWIGESRSMAA
- a CDS encoding cupredoxin domain-containing protein, which codes for MRRDVFSKSAVPILVLIGIFFFPALAFQVHAEGTSQAVTLTLGDYRFDPDSIEVQSSQPVILTLINKDGITPHNFTLQDTAAGLDIDINVSAGSTSMVEFTPEKPGTYTFYCAKKLPFMKSHRARGMEGTLIVR
- a CDS encoding TusE/DsrC/DsvC family sulfur relay protein; its protein translation is MDVEFNAAGFLKNPDDWNEDVMRFIAEREGIELTDEIIDYVTSARHYYQENAVVPPLREFSKMHGGDRKGSHLNKLFHGGPMKKIAMLGGLPQPTGCV